AAACGGAAGAAGGCATGTACGGATGGTCCTGTATTTCCGGCAGAGGAGGTTGTATTTGAATGATCGATTTGTCATGTTCTTTCGGTAAGCTGACTTTTAAGAATCCCATCGTCATGGCCTCCGGTACTTTCGGATTTGGACAGGAGTATGGGGCTATCTATGATGTGAATCGCCTTGGTGGAATTTCTGGCAAAGGGCTGACTCTGCATCCGAAGGCCGGCAATGATGGAATAAGAGTCTATGAGACACCGTCCGGATTGCTGAACAGTGTCGGTCTGGAGAATCCGGGAGTCGAAGCCTTCCTACGTGAAGAGTGTCCGCGCTGGGAGCAGCTCGATCTGGTTCGCATCGTGAATCTGGGTGGGAATACGATCCAGGACTATGTGGAGGGAGCTGAACTGATCGAAGCGGATGCGAAGCGAAGGGAGCTTGGTGGTAACCCGGCTGTCGAGATGATCGAACTCAACATTTCCTGTCCAAATGTCAAAGCGGGTGGGATGGCTTATGGCATCCAGACGGAGACGGCACGTGAGGTCGTCAGGAAGGTACGTGCTGCGACTTCGCTGCCGCTGGTCATCAAATTGTCCCCGAACGCGGAGGATATTGTCGGCATGGCTGTCATGTGTGAGCAGGAAGGGGCAGATGGTGTATCCCTCGTGAATACTTTCTCGGCGATGAAGATCGATATATACAAACGCGGCAGCGTATTCAACAATCTCTATGCCGGTTTATCTGGACCTGCGATCAAGCCGATCGCTCTGCGCATGGTGCATCAGGTGAGCAAGGCTGTATCGATCCCGGTGATGGGAATGGGCGGAATTTGCAGCGGAACAGATATTATCGAATTCATTATGGCCGGTGCGGCAGTTACTCAGGTTGGAACCTATAACTTCATGAATTTGCGGGCTGGAGAGGACTTGCTTGATCAAGTGGAGCAATTCATGATCGCTGAGAACATTTCCACCTTGGACGAAATCCGTGGCATCCTATAAAATGGGGGAAGGATGTTCATAGGGGGTTGGAAAATGGCGTTTGAAGACATTAAATTGCAGGCCGTTCCCATAGGGCGCGATCTAGTGATCTTGGTTACCGGTGGGGTCGAACATATAGGGGCTGCTTCAACGGCTTATTGGAATGGTGAAAATATAGAGGTTGAGACCTCCGCAGTACCGGGGCATAAAGAACATGTCTTGACTGTCAATATGGCAAGGGAGGCAGCCCGGAGATTGAAATGTACCGTGACCGTCGTCATGGGCATTCATTATGATCACTTAAGCAAGGCTGAAATTGCCGAAGTGTCGGATCGTACGGAAGCTGTGTTGGGCGATTATCTCAGCTCCTGTTCCGTATAGGAAGGGGAAAAGAGACATGAATAACACAGCAGAAACAAACGAAGATAAATTCCGTCGCCAGGCCGTATCCGTCGAAGCGGCCCAAGCCCGTGTCATGCCATTCATCGTTCCGAGCGGAACAGAGCAAGTGAAGCTTGCTGAATCGATGGGAAGGATTCTGGCTGAGGATGTAGTTGCACCACATCCATATCCGTTCTTCCGCCGTTCGGGCATGGACGGCTATGCGGTCAAGAGCAGCGACACAGAGTATTGCCATGCTGAAGAGCCAGTTCTGCTACAAGTAGTGGATAACATCCCTTGCGGCAGTCTGCCTTCCGTTCCTATTGTTCCTGGCACAGCGGCGCGGATTATGACTGGTGCAAAGGTGCCCGATGAAGCTGATGCGGTTGTTATGCTAGAGATGACGGAGCAAGAGATTCAGGATGGACGAACTTATATTAAGCTAAAACGGCCGATTTCGTCAGGTCTAAATATTACTCCGGTCGGCTTTGAAATTTCCGCAGAGGATAGGCTTCTAGAAAAGGGACGCAAGCTGTCGGCTGGCGAGATCTCGGTACTGGCTACCTTCGGCCTGGCCTCGGTTCCTGTGATGAAGCGTCCACGGGTCGCTGTTCTCTCTACCGGCTCTGAGCTACTAGAGGTGGATGAGCCGCTGCAGGATGGCAAGATCCGCAATAGCAATACCTATATGCTGGCGAGTCAGATCATTGAAGCGGGAGGGGAACCTCATCTGCTTGAAGCGATTCCCGATCAATTGGACAAGGCCCGGCGGATCATCGAGCAGGCTTTGACCGACTATGATATTGTGATAACGACCGGTGGAGTGTCCGTCGGCGATTATGACATTATGGCTGATCTGGTCAAGGGGCCGGATGTAGAAATGCTGTTCAACAAAGTGACGATGCGTCCGGGCAGTGTGACAACAGCGGCAGTTAAGAACGGGAAGCTGCTATTCGCGCTTTCCGGTAATCCTGGTGCTTGCTTCGTCGGCTTCGAGCTATTTGTACGCCCGCTGCTTGGCGGGATGCTTGGCCGAGAGAAGCCATTTCTGGCAGAGATCTGCGCTGAGCTGGGTAGCGATTATATGAAAATTAACAACTTCACTCGGTTCGTAAGAGGAAGGTTGGATCTTTCCTCCGGGAAGGTTATCGCTTATCCAGCCTTACTTGATGAGTCGTCCGTAATGGTCACGATCAAGGACAGCGATGTGCTGATCGTTATACCACCAACGACAACCGGGGTTCAGGCTGGACAGCGGGTTAAGGTGCTGAAGCTGCCTGGCGGGGGATGGTGAACCATGAGTAAGCCGTTCGTCATCCAAATCGTCGGTTATAAGGACAGCGGAAAGACGACGCTGATCGGTAGAGTGCTGTCCTTGTTCAGCAGTATGAATTTGCGAGTAGCGGTGATTAAGCATGATGCTCATGGCTTTGAGATGGATCATAGTGGGACGGATACGTACGCTTATCGCCAACATGGTGCAGTGGCAATCGCGATCACTTCTCCTTACCAGACGGCGTTGATAGAAGAACAGGAGACGCCATTAAAGGAATTAATTGAGCGCTTCGGCGGTTATGATCTGATCTTAGTGGAGGGTCACAAGCAAGAAGTATTTCCGAAGATTGTGATGCTTCGCAGCGGCGAGGATCGGATACTGCTGCAGGAGCTGAATCAGGTGAAGGCCTGTGTAGTGAGGGAAACAGAGACGGTAGAGAATGGAAAAGCGGCGAATGGAGTCCCCCTGACCGAAAGGGCGGAGCACAATCCGTCGCAATCGGCAGGGGCTGGACAAGCCTTGTTAGAAGGAGATTTCACCGCCGCGCCTGTCGTTCATTTTGCAGCAGATGAGATTGAGAAAATAGCTGCCTGGATCCTAAGCGAAGCGGGGCTAACCGCCCTTTGCTAAATAGACGGTGAACTACTCTGCTCGCCGCTCAATCGCCTCGGACATCGTCTTGTCGGTCAAGTGGGCATATACCTCGGTCGTCTCGGTCGAGGCATGGCCAAGCTGCTCCTTTGTCTTATATATGTCATTTTGCAAATAGTAATCGGTAGCAAACGAATGGCGAAGCTTATGTACAGTCAGATAAGGCTTGCCAAAGCGTTTGGCATACTTGATAATCATCGCTTGAATGGCTCTCTTCGTCATTCGCTTGCCTTCGGTCTGACCGTTGGGCAGAGCGACGAAGAGGGCTTTTTCCCGTTTCGGGGTCCGATATCTTGTCTCTCGCAACGTCAAATAATGGACGAGGTCGTCTTTAGACTGTTCACGGAAATAGACCGGGGTCTTGAAGGTCTCGTCATTATTCCCTTTGCGGTATACGTAGAGCAATTTATTGTTCAGATCAAGATCATTCACATTCAGATTAACGACCTCGGACACCCGAAGTCCGGAATTTAGAATGAGGCTGGCAATACAGGCATCCCGTTCTTTATTATGCTCGTGGGCATAGAGCGCCTGTTTATTATTCTCGATGTCATGTCCATATCCTTCGGCAATGTAGCTAATGAATTCGATGAGCTCATCTTCTTCAAGAATTTTCCCCTTCAGCTTGGCCGCGGTATCCTTCGGTTTATGGATTCGTTTTATCTCCACCTTGGCCATAATATTACGCTTCAGCAACGGGTAGAAGTCCTCATCCTCGGCGATTTGACTTAGATAATGAAATAGAGAGCGGAGGGAGGACATTTTGCGCGAGACTGTGATCTTTGAGTTCGTACCCTCTGTTCGGGTCGTTAAATGCAGACGATATCCAACGACACTCTCCATTCGCAAGGTTTCTAGCTCCAGCAGAGTGACCCCGGCGTTATGTTCAGCTACAGATAATCCTTCGGCACGAAGCCAGCCAAAAAATTGTTCGTAATCTCTTATATACTCCAGCAGGGTGGAGGGGGAGAGATCTGGCAGCTTATAATCAATGAATTGCTGTACGAACCAAGGCATGTGAACTACCCGTTCGTCCAACTTTTTGCGATCGACCACTTTTTGTACATTCATTTGTAATTACACCTCCAGCTTGCGTGAGAGAAATATGTAATCCGGTTCCCCACGGGACTGCTCAACCGTAAGCACCTCGACGTTGCCAAAATATTGCTTCATTCGCTCCGCAAATTCGGGCGAAGCGGTGGCGCTCCAGAAAGTAATGCAACCACCGGGCTGAAGCAGCTTATGCAGTTTACAGAAGCTGTTCTCGTGGTAAAGAGAATGATTCTGCTCGAACACTTTCCAATCCGGGCCGTTGTCAATGTCCAGACAGATTAGATCGAATTGCTCATCTGTCGCTTCAATCCACTCGATGAGATCTGTGTGAATGATTCTGGTCTTGGGGTGCTCCAATGCCCGATCAGACACATCTGCCAGTTCCATCTCATTCCACGCAATAATCTTCTGCTCGATTTCTACGACGGTAACTTGTTCTGCACGAGGGTCAAGCAGGGCCTCCTGTAGGGAGAATCCAACGCCAAGTCCGCCAATCAATACATGATGAGGCTGTGAGACATATTGTAAAGCACTGCGCACAAGCAGGCGTTCTGATTCCCCGTTGTAGGTTGCCATGAGAAATGTGCCATTGCTGATGATTTCGTAATCATTTCCCCTACGTTGAAGCTGGATTTCGCCTCGGGGTGTCATCGCCCGCTCGATAATCTCAGCAGGATAGTCGCTATAGTTCATGAGCGCATCTCCTTTGCTAAAAGTATGGTGATGGTGATTAGAATCAGCCGTTATAGCTCTTTAGAGCCTACTTACTATTGTACACGAATACTGCTCGAAAATATCAACAAATCTCATTTATTATAAAATTACATCATATGAAAAATTCATAATAGAAAGAACCAAAAACGAACCTTGTTCCTTCGAGCAATAATGCAAATTTTATATAATTTTAGCTCTAACACCAATCGTAAAAAAGGTGCAGTTGCAAATCCAGTAGAAGAAAAAGGCTCTTTCAATTAAAGGTTCGGTTGAGCTTTTGCAAGAGAGCGCCGAATTGCTCTGCTTCTTCATTGCTCCAATCCTTCAGTAGATTACCGATCCGTTCCTGCCGCGCAGTTCTTGCCTCTTGAAATTTCTGCTGCCCTAGTTCGGTGACCTCCAGAAAATAAGCTCTACCATCAGACGGATCAGGAGTACGCAATACATAGCCTTTCTCCTCTAACGAAGATACCTGTCTGCTGACGGTCGATATATCGAGATGAAACTCATCTGCCAAAGTCTTTACCCCGGCTTTGCCATGCGCCATAATTTGATGAATTAAGATATAGGCTGAACGGTCAAGCACCTCGTGCTTACGGTTAGTAATTCTGCGATATAAGATTGCAAGTTCAAGCTCAATTTTATCGAGATTATGATTGTTCACTTCGACTCACCTCAAATAATTATACAAGCTGTAGTATGTCCACCAATTAATACTAACACATTGAGCAGTGCAATATAAATTCAAAGCAAGTTGATCGAAATTGTATTGACAACACTCCAAGTAGTTGTATAATACAATGATGTAGTTGTATGATGCAATTATATTTTATGGGAAACAGTAGGAGGGAAATGATACATGTCTTCAAAACCAGCGGCACTATCTGCCGAATCAAGTCTATTGGAGCCGGAACAGACAGCAACGAGTTTGCTTAAGCAGCCGAGAGCGGTATGGGCCGTATTCTTCGCCAGTATCGTTGCCTTCATGGGTCTGGGTCTGGTCGATCCGATACTGCCTGCGATTGCAAGAAATTTACATGCCAGCAGCAGTGAGGTATCCTTGCTATTCACTAGCTATAACGCGGTAATGGCGATTGCCATGCTGATTACCGGTGTTATTTCTTCAAGACTAGGAATTAAAAGAACGTTGTTGCTCGGCATCGTTATTATTGCGATATTCTCATTTTTAGGTGGCTACTTCGATAATATATGGGTGATTATCGGTATGCGTGGAGGCTGGGGCCTCGGTAACGCGCTGTTCGTAGCTACCGCATTGTCAGCGATTGTTACTCTCTCCGGCAGCGGTACGACGCAAGCGGTCATTTTGTATGAAGCTGCGGTCGGATTGGGGATTTCCGTCGGCCCACTGCTGGGCGGATGGCTGGGAGCGATCAGTTGGAAAGGACCTTTCTTCGGCGTAGCTTCGCTAATGGTTGTAGCGTTTATCGGCCTTAGCATACTTATGCCTCGGTCTAAGGCTTCCACTTCTGAAGCTGGAAAGTCTGGAACACCATCTAAAACCTCAATTTCAGCACCCTTCCGTGCTTTAAAGCATCGTTCTTTGCTTGTCCTCGGATTGACTGCCTGCTTCTACAATTTTGGATTCTTCACACTTATGGCTTATGCGCCTCTAGTGTTAGGTGAGATGGGCGTTGATGAGCATGGCCTCGGCTATATCTTTCTAGGCTGGGGAATTCTGCTGGCGATCACATCCGTGTTCGTGGCCCCCATTTTGAAGGAAAAATTCGGTACCGTTAAATCGATGAGTGCGATGCTGTTCTTGTTCTCTCTCTGTCTGCTTGCAATGGGGATATGGACAGATTCCAAGCTAGCTATCATTACCTCTGTAGTTGTTGCTGGTGCGTTGTTGGGGAACAATAACACACTGATTACAGCTGCTGTAATGAATGCAGCTCCGGTTGAGCGCTCTACAGCTTCGGCTGCTTATAGCTTCCTGCGTTTTATCGGCGGCGCGATTGCTCCGTATTTGGCGGGAAAATTAGGTGAGAACTTCAATTCGCATGTGCCATTTATCGTGGGATCTGCATTTGTACTCATTGCTGTCTTGTTCGTATTCATGAATCAGCATCATGTTAAGCATGTGGATGATGCGCCAAGCGGACATTAATAGATATAGCTGCTTCGGCGGGATTAAATTTTGCATCCCATCTAATCAATACTCTGGAACGATGGATCACCGACTGGATCCGTTCCAGGGTATTTTCATTTTATGGCACAAGACCTTCTCGACATATTTCGTGATATAATGAGCTATTGTCTGCTACGGTTTTTTCAGATGCGTAAAGGGGTTATTATTTCATGAAATTTACGGTTAATTACTTATCATTCTTCGTTATTCAAGTGGAGGGCAAGTAAGGCCAGACCGTCAAGAATTACAAGCATTAGCGTATCGTAGAGATTAAGCCGGAGATTGAGCTAAAATTCAGAATCGGCGATACGGTCGTCAAGGGGGAACTGGCTGACTTCGGCAACGAGGTTCATATTGCCAAGTTGAATGGCCGCTATGCGGTTATTCTTGAAGGTGAATCTATTTCTTTTGATAAGGCATTCTCTCCGGTTGAGCTGTTGCAGCCAGATTCATTTGAGGTTGTCGCTCAGCGGATCATGGATAAGAAGGTAGAGGACGACGATTTGCCTCCTTTTTAAGCTTTATCAATGAGAAAGATCCTCTAATACTTGAGATTTCGATAGTAATACAACAAGCAACAAGCGCTTATCTGCTGCGGTTATTTTTTTACCCGCCAGATAAGCGCTTTTTCTTATGGTCACAAGCTCCTTTTGCATGATTTGGACAGTTCTGGAAAGACTACATGTTGCGAATATTACGTCGGATTTTGGTAATCTCATGGCTTTGGAGCCGTTAGGATGATGAATATGTGGAAATTCATAGTATCTCATTTTCCGGGCTGGGACGTTGTTTTTCAAGCGATCATGTTATTAGTTCTGCCTGTGGTCTTCTATTTTCTGTCTAATTGGGTGAAATCTAGATTGAGCAATCGAAGCTATGCAAAGAGCAAGGAGGCTAGTACGGCGGGAGCCGTGAGTAACAGTGACGATGAAGAGTTTGCCGGCGAACAGCCGGTAACGGGGAACTATGATCATGATCTCTCGGTGCTTAAGCAACAAGCCGTCAATCATTGCGATATACATATCAGGGAGTTCACAATTGGGAGGGCGAATAGAGCTGCTGTTCTTTATGTAGATGGACTTTATGATAAGAATCTGATGGATACGCAGGTTCTGGAGTCGTTGATGAACAAAGGGGGAGGGGGTACCTCAACCTCTCAGGAAATCCCTATCACGAAAGAGAATTTGGTGAATCAGATTCTTCCGGTCAGTCAAGTCAGTGATACCGGTCAGCTGGATCAGGTCGTGGAGGATATATTGACGGGCGTCGTTGCTCTACTAGTTGAAGGGTTAGAAGAAATATTGATGATTAGTGGCTCAGCTGGGAATAGCAGAGGGATTGAAGAGCCGGTATCGGAAGGGCTATTAAGAGGCCCGCGCGCGGGATTCACCGAAACCTTAAGCGATAATACAGCTTTATTAAGGCGTCATGGGAAGAACGAGAGCTTGCAGATGATCAAGTTCAAGGTTGGGGAGCGTGCTCAAAAGAATCTGATCGTCGCTTATATGAGAGATATCGCCAACTCTGAACTAGTCGATGAGGTCATTCGCCGCATAGAGGCGATCGACATGGATTATTTGCCGGAGTCAGGTTATGTGGAGCAATTGATCGAGGACAATAGCTTGAGCCCGTTCCAACAAGTCCAGAGTACCGAACGTCCGGACCGGGTCATCGGTGCTTTAATGGAAGGTCGAGTGGCCATATTACTTGACGGGACCCCATTTGTGCTTATTGTCCCTGTTACCTTCAGTATGCTGCTCCAGTCTCCGGAAGATTATTATGAGCGATGGATACCGGCTTCGCTGTTGCGGTTGCTGCGGTTCTTTACCGCCTTCTTGGCTGTATTTACTCCTGCTATATACATCTCGTTCATTTCATTTAATCAAGGTCTAATTCCTACCGAATTAGTGGTTACGATTATAGAGTCCAGACTAAGCGTTCCATTCCCTTCGATTATCGAAGCGCTTATTATGGAAGTCTCGATTGAAATACTTAGAGAAGCTGGTATTCGTCTGCCCAAACCTATCGGTCCAGCAATGGGTATCGTTGGAGGTCTGATTATCGGTGATGCTGCAGTAAATGCAGGAATTATTAGTCCTTTCCTCGTTATTGTTGTAGCGGTAACTGCTATTTCATCATTCGCTATACCGTCCTATAGTACGGGAATTACACTACGGATGCTGCGGTTTCTTGCGATGTTCTTCGCTGCTTTCCTCGGTCTATTTGGAACTGTGATGTTCTTTATACTGGTCTGCAGCCATCTGGCGAAGCTGAAGAGCTTCGGCGTAGCATATATTAGTCCATTGTCTCCTTTCCGATGGAATGATTGGAAGGACTTCATTTTCCGCATGCCATTCAAGCTGATGAACCGGCGCCCTATTCTGATGAAGACGAGGGATTCCACCCGCAGAAATAAATGAGGGCGTGATGGAGGAGTGTACTATGTTAACCGAAGATAAGAAAATCACGACATTCCAAACGGCAGTTATCATCAGCAATTGCATGCTTGGCTCTGGGATTCTCACGTTACCTAGGGTACTTGCTGATAGTATGAAAAATTCTGATGGCTGGCTTTCATTGATTATAGGTGGTTTTTTGGTTATGCTGGCCGGATTGTGCATTGTTAAATTATGCCGACGATTCCCCGGGAAGACAATCTTTCAATTTTCTACTGATCTGATGGGGAAGTGGCTGGGGAGCGTGTTCAATGTTGGACTTGCTCTTTTTTATATTTTCATAGCGGCATTTGAATTAAGAGTGATGTTTGAAGTGACGACACTCTACCTGCTTGAGCAGGTTCCCAGATGGACGATCTTGATGGCTTTTATTTGGGTTGGATTATATATAGTCCTGGGGGGGCTTGGGGCGATAGCTCGATTATTCGAGATTATTTTACCCATTA
The window above is part of the Paenibacillus lutimineralis genome. Proteins encoded here:
- a CDS encoding dihydroorotate dehydrogenase, whose product is MIDLSCSFGKLTFKNPIVMASGTFGFGQEYGAIYDVNRLGGISGKGLTLHPKAGNDGIRVYETPSGLLNSVGLENPGVEAFLREECPRWEQLDLVRIVNLGGNTIQDYVEGAELIEADAKRRELGGNPAVEMIELNISCPNVKAGGMAYGIQTETAREVVRKVRAATSLPLVIKLSPNAEDIVGMAVMCEQEGADGVSLVNTFSAMKIDIYKRGSVFNNLYAGLSGPAIKPIALRMVHQVSKAVSIPVMGMGGICSGTDIIEFIMAGAAVTQVGTYNFMNLRAGEDLLDQVEQFMIAENISTLDEIRGIL
- the glp gene encoding gephyrin-like molybdotransferase Glp, whose protein sequence is MNNTAETNEDKFRRQAVSVEAAQARVMPFIVPSGTEQVKLAESMGRILAEDVVAPHPYPFFRRSGMDGYAVKSSDTEYCHAEEPVLLQVVDNIPCGSLPSVPIVPGTAARIMTGAKVPDEADAVVMLEMTEQEIQDGRTYIKLKRPISSGLNITPVGFEISAEDRLLEKGRKLSAGEISVLATFGLASVPVMKRPRVAVLSTGSELLEVDEPLQDGKIRNSNTYMLASQIIEAGGEPHLLEAIPDQLDKARRIIEQALTDYDIVITTGGVSVGDYDIMADLVKGPDVEMLFNKVTMRPGSVTTAAVKNGKLLFALSGNPGACFVGFELFVRPLLGGMLGREKPFLAEICAELGSDYMKINNFTRFVRGRLDLSSGKVIAYPALLDESSVMVTIKDSDVLIVIPPTTTGVQAGQRVKVLKLPGGGW
- the mobB gene encoding molybdopterin-guanine dinucleotide biosynthesis protein B, with amino-acid sequence MSKPFVIQIVGYKDSGKTTLIGRVLSLFSSMNLRVAVIKHDAHGFEMDHSGTDTYAYRQHGAVAIAITSPYQTALIEEQETPLKELIERFGGYDLILVEGHKQEVFPKIVMLRSGEDRILLQELNQVKACVVRETETVENGKAANGVPLTERAEHNPSQSAGAGQALLEGDFTAAPVVHFAADEIEKIAAWILSEAGLTALC
- the xerS gene encoding tyrosine recombinase XerS, coding for MNVQKVVDRKKLDERVVHMPWFVQQFIDYKLPDLSPSTLLEYIRDYEQFFGWLRAEGLSVAEHNAGVTLLELETLRMESVVGYRLHLTTRTEGTNSKITVSRKMSSLRSLFHYLSQIAEDEDFYPLLKRNIMAKVEIKRIHKPKDTAAKLKGKILEEDELIEFISYIAEGYGHDIENNKQALYAHEHNKERDACIASLILNSGLRVSEVVNLNVNDLDLNNKLLYVYRKGNNDETFKTPVYFREQSKDDLVHYLTLRETRYRTPKREKALFVALPNGQTEGKRMTKRAIQAMIIKYAKRFGKPYLTVHKLRHSFATDYYLQNDIYKTKEQLGHASTETTEVYAHLTDKTMSEAIERRAE
- a CDS encoding spermine/spermidine synthase — encoded protein: MNYSDYPAEIIERAMTPRGEIQLQRRGNDYEIISNGTFLMATYNGESERLLVRSALQYVSQPHHVLIGGLGVGFSLQEALLDPRAEQVTVVEIEQKIIAWNEMELADVSDRALEHPKTRIIHTDLIEWIEATDEQFDLICLDIDNGPDWKVFEQNHSLYHENSFCKLHKLLQPGGCITFWSATASPEFAERMKQYFGNVEVLTVEQSRGEPDYIFLSRKLEV
- a CDS encoding MarR family winged helix-turn-helix transcriptional regulator — its product is MNNHNLDKIELELAILYRRITNRKHEVLDRSAYILIHQIMAHGKAGVKTLADEFHLDISTVSRQVSSLEEKGYVLRTPDPSDGRAYFLEVTELGQQKFQEARTARQERIGNLLKDWSNEEAEQFGALLQKLNRTFN
- a CDS encoding MFS transporter, encoding MSSKPAALSAESSLLEPEQTATSLLKQPRAVWAVFFASIVAFMGLGLVDPILPAIARNLHASSSEVSLLFTSYNAVMAIAMLITGVISSRLGIKRTLLLGIVIIAIFSFLGGYFDNIWVIIGMRGGWGLGNALFVATALSAIVTLSGSGTTQAVILYEAAVGLGISVGPLLGGWLGAISWKGPFFGVASLMVVAFIGLSILMPRSKASTSEAGKSGTPSKTSISAPFRALKHRSLLVLGLTACFYNFGFFTLMAYAPLVLGEMGVDEHGLGYIFLGWGILLAITSVFVAPILKEKFGTVKSMSAMLFLFSLCLLAMGIWTDSKLAIITSVVVAGALLGNNNTLITAAVMNAAPVERSTASAAYSFLRFIGGAIAPYLAGKLGENFNSHVPFIVGSAFVLIAVLFVFMNQHHVKHVDDAPSGH
- a CDS encoding DUF3898 domain-containing protein — protein: MGDTVVKGELADFGNEVHIAKLNGRYAVILEGESISFDKAFSPVELLQPDSFEVVAQRIMDKKVEDDDLPPF
- a CDS encoding spore germination protein → MWKFIVSHFPGWDVVFQAIMLLVLPVVFYFLSNWVKSRLSNRSYAKSKEASTAGAVSNSDDEEFAGEQPVTGNYDHDLSVLKQQAVNHCDIHIREFTIGRANRAAVLYVDGLYDKNLMDTQVLESLMNKGGGGTSTSQEIPITKENLVNQILPVSQVSDTGQLDQVVEDILTGVVALLVEGLEEILMISGSAGNSRGIEEPVSEGLLRGPRAGFTETLSDNTALLRRHGKNESLQMIKFKVGERAQKNLIVAYMRDIANSELVDEVIRRIEAIDMDYLPESGYVEQLIEDNSLSPFQQVQSTERPDRVIGALMEGRVAILLDGTPFVLIVPVTFSMLLQSPEDYYERWIPASLLRLLRFFTAFLAVFTPAIYISFISFNQGLIPTELVVTIIESRLSVPFPSIIEALIMEVSIEILREAGIRLPKPIGPAMGIVGGLIIGDAAVNAGIISPFLVIVVAVTAISSFAIPSYSTGITLRMLRFLAMFFAAFLGLFGTVMFFILVCSHLAKLKSFGVAYISPLSPFRWNDWKDFIFRMPFKLMNRRPILMKTRDSTRRNK